From a region of the Balaenoptera ricei isolate mBalRic1 chromosome 11, mBalRic1.hap2, whole genome shotgun sequence genome:
- the RGL2 gene encoding ral guanine nucleotide dissociation stimulator-like 2, with protein MLPRPLRLFWDTSPPGGVVLSSFRSRDPEEGGGPGGRGVGGGQEEEEEEEDDEAPVSVWDEEEDGATFTVTSRQYRPVDPLAPRPPPHSSRRLRAGTLEALVRHLLDARTSGTDVTFTAAFLATHRAFTSTPALLGLMADRLEALESHPTDELERTKGVAISVLSTWLASHPEDFGSEVKGQIDRLESFLLRTGYAAGEGVGGGGADLIRNLRSRVDPQTPELPKPLALPGDPPADPTDVLVFLADHLAEQLTLLDAELFLNLVPSQCLGGLWGHRDRPGHSHLCPSVRATVIQFNKVAGAVVSSVLGATSTGEGPGEVTIRPLRPPQRARLLEKWIRVAEECRLLRNFSSVYAVVSALQSSPIHRLRAAWGEAARDSLRVFSSLCQIFSEEDNYSQSRELLLQEVKLQPSLEPNSKKSPRSGSRGGGVVPYLGTFLKDLVMLDAASKDELENGYINFDKRRKEFAVLSELRQLQNKCCGYDLQPDPDIQRWLQGLRPLTETQSHQVSCEVEPSSTSDPPAPRVLRPTLVISQWTEVLGSVGGPTPLVSWDWPSVGAEEVPGTPAPLLTRLAQHMKWPSVSSLDSALESTPALQSPADPSHLSPPASSPRPSRGHRRSASCGSPLSGGAEGASRGAGYGGGGPGPGSSDCRIIRVQMELGEDGSVYKSILVTSQDKAPSVISRVLKKNNRDSAVASEYELVQLLPGERELTIPPSANVFYAMDGASLDFLLRQRRRPSTATLGRASGPSASGTPPSEGGGGSFPRIKATGRKIARALF; from the exons ATGCTCCCGCGGCCCCTGCGGCTGTTTTGGGACACGAGCCCCCCCGGGGGAGTCGTGCTGAGCAGCTTCCGGAGTCGAGACCCCGAAGAGGGTGGGGGCCCAGGTGGCCGGGGCGTGGgcggggggcaggaggaggaggaggaggaggaagacgacGAG GCCCCTGTGTCTGTCTGGGACGAGGAGGAGGATGGTGCCACCTTTACTGTCACAAGTCGCCAGTATCGGCCTGTTGATCCCTTG GCCCCGAGGCCTCCCCCGCATTCCTCCCGGAGGCTCCGAGCTGGCACTCTGGAGGCCCTGGTCAGACACCTGCTGGATGCCCGGACATCAGGGACTGATGTGACCTTCACGGCAGCCTTCCTGGCTACTCACCGGGCCTTCACCTCCACGCCTGCCCTGCTAGGGCTTATGGCTGACAG GCTGGAAGCCCTTGAATCTCATCCTACAGATGAGCTAGAGAGGACAAAAGG GGTAGCCATCTCTGTATTGTCAACCTGGCTGGCCTCTCACCCTGAGGATTTTGGCTCTGAGGTCAAGGGTCAGATTGACCGGCTTGAGAGCTTCTTGCTTCGGACAGGGTATGCAGCAGGGGAGGGTGTTGGGGGGGGCGGCGCTGACCTCATCCGCAACCTCCGGTCCCGGGTGGACCCCCAGACCCCCGAACTTCCTAAGCCCCTGGCCCTCCCCGGCGATCCCCCTGCTGACCCCACGGATGTCCTGGTGTTCCTCGCTGACCACTTGGCCGAACAGCTGACCCTGCTAGATGCG GAGCTATTTCTCAATCTGGTACCCTCTCAGTGCCTGGGGGGCCTGTGGGGTCACAGAGACCGGCCAGGACattcccacctctgcccctcTGTCCGGGCTACTGTCATACAGTTCAACAAGGTGGCAGGGGCAGTGGTCAGCTCTGTCCTGGGGGCTACCTCAACCGGAGAGGGGCCTGGGGAGGTGACCATACGGCCACTCCGTCCCCCACAGAGGGCCCGGCTGCTGGAGAAGTGGATCCGTGTGGCAGAG GAGTGCCGTCTGCTCCGAAACTTCTCTTCAGTGTATGCTGTGGTGTCGGCCCTGCAATCCAGCCCCATCCACAGGCTTCGGGCAGCCTGGGGGGAAGCAGCCAG GGACAGCCTCAGAGTCTTTTCCAGCCTCTGCCAGATTTTCTCCGAGGAGGATAATTATTCCCAGAGCCGGGAGCTCCTCCTGCAG GAGGTGAAGCTGCAGCCTTCTCTGGAGCCAAATTCAAAGAAGTCCCCGAGGTCTGGCTCCCGGGGTGGG GGTGTGGTCCCATACCTTGGCACCTTCTTGAAGGACCTCGTGATGCTGGACGCAGCCTCCAAGGATGAGCTGGAG AACGGATACATCAATTTTGACAAGCGGAGGAAG GAGTTTGCTGTCCTTTCTGAGCTGAGGCAGCTCCAGAACAAATGTTGTGGCTATGACCTCCAACCTGACCCCGATATCCAGCGGTGGCTACAGGGGCTCCGGCCACTGACAGAGACCCAGAG CCATCAAGTGTCCTGTGAGGTGGAGCCATCCAGTACCAGTGACCCTCCTGCCCCGCGGGTGCTTCGGCCAACGCTGGTCATCTCGCAGTGGACAGA GGTGCTGGGTTCTGTTGGAGGTCCCACACCCCTTGTCTCCTGGGACTGGCCCAGTGTGGGGGCAGAGGAGGTGCCTGGAACCCCCGCTCCACTGCTGACCCGGCTGGCCCAG CACATGAAGTGGCCGTCTGTCTCATCTCTGGACTCCGCCCTGGAAAGCACTCCAGCCCTGCAGAGTCCCGCTGACCCCAGCCACCTCTCTCCCCCCGCTTCCTCCCCGAGGCCTTCTCGAGGTCACCGCCGCTCAGCCTCCTGTGGCTCCCCGCTCAGTGGGGGTGCAGAAGGGGCCTCCAGGGGGGctggatatgggggaggggggccTGGGCCAGGGTCCTCTGATTGCCGCATCATCCGAGTCCAGATGGAGCTGGGGGAAGACGGCAGTGTCTACAAGAGCATCTTG GTGACAAGCCAGGACAAGGCTCCAAGTGTCATCAGTCGTGTCCTGAAGAAAAACAATCGTGATTCTGCGGTGGCTTCAGAGTATGAGCTAGTGCAGCTGCTCCCAGGGGAGCGAG AGCTGACCATCCCCCCCTCGGCTAACGTCTTCTACGCTATGGATGGAGCTTCACTCGATTTCCTCCTGCGGCAGCGGCGACGGCCCTCCACTGCTACACTGGGCCGCGCCAGTGGCCCTTCTGCCTCGGGAACTCCCCCaagtgagggaggagggggttCTTTTCCCAGGATCAAGGCCACAGGGAGGAAGATTGCCCGAGCACTGTTCTGA
- the PFDN6 gene encoding prefoldin subunit 6 yields the protein MAELIQKKLQGEVEKYQQLQKDLSKSMSGRQKLEAQLTENNIVKEELALLDGSNMVFKLLGPVLVKQELGEARATVGKRLDYITAEIKRYESQLRDLERQSEQQRETLAQLQQEFQRAQAAKAGAPGKV from the exons ATGGCTGAGCTAATCCAGAAGAAGCTACAGGGAGAAGTGGAGAAATATCAACAGCTACAGAAGG ACTTGAGTAAATCCATGTCAGGGAGGCAGAAACTAGAGGCACAACTAACAGAAAATAATATCGTGAAAGAG GAACTGGCCCTGCTGGATGGATCCAATATGGTCTTTAAACTTCTGGGTCCCGTGCTGGTCAAACAGGAGCTGGGGGAAGCTCGGGCCACAGTGGGGAAAAGGCTGGACTACATCACGGCTGAGAT TAAGCGATACGAATCCCAGCTCCGGGACCTAGAGCGACAGTCGGAGCAACAGAGAGAGACTCTTGCTCAGCTGCAGCAGGAGTTCCAGCGGGCCCAGGCAGCAAAAGCGGGGGCTCCTGGGAAGGTCTGA